Within Mycobacterium botniense, the genomic segment CGAGCTGGTGGACGGCACCATTGCCGCGATCCGGCGGCACGGCCGATTTCTGAGCATGGATGAGATCGCCGCTGAGATCGGTGTCTCCAAAACGGTGCTGTACCGCTATTTCGTCGACAAGAACGATCTGACCACGGCGGTCATGATGCGGTTCGCACAGACCACGCTGATTCCCAACATGGCGGCGGCATTGTCATCGAACCTCGACGGCTATGAGCTCACCCGCGAGATCATCCGCGTCTACGTCGAAACCGTGGCCGAGGAACCCGAGCCCTACCGGTTCGTGATGGCCAACAGTTCGCCGACCAAGAGCAAAGTGATCGCCGACTCCGAGCGGATCATCGCGCGCATGCTCGCGGTGATGCTGCGCCGCCGGATGCAGGAAGCCGGAATGGACACCGGCGGGGTGGAACCATGGGCCTACATGATCGTCGGCGGTGTCCAACTCGCCACCCACTCGTGGATCTCCGACCCCCAGATGAGCGCCGACGAGCTGATCGACTACTTGACCATGCTGAGCTGGAGCGCGGTGTGCGGGATCGTCGAGGCCGGTGGGTCGCTGGAGAAATTCCGCGCGCAGCCGCACCCGTCCCCGATCGTGCCGTCGTGGACGCCGTAGGGGCCGCTGATGCCTGAGATGACGGCGCGCTCGCGGCTCAGATCGTGGAGGTACGCGCTGCGCACCACCAACCCCCCGCCGGACGGGCCCGTCGACACCCTGACCCGCTGGCTGGTCGTCACCCGGGCCGCCGTGCTGCCGATGACCGTGTTCGCCGGCCTCGTTGCCGCGCTGCTGGCGGTTGGCCAAAGCGGGATGGACTGGCGCTGGCTGACAGTCGCCGTCGTTGGAATCACGTTGGCTCACATAGCCAATAACCTGATGAACG encodes:
- a CDS encoding TetR/AcrR family transcriptional regulator; its protein translation is MAEHLPAGIVKTDGRKRRWHKHKVERRNELVDGTIAAIRRHGRFLSMDEIAAEIGVSKTVLYRYFVDKNDLTTAVMMRFAQTTLIPNMAAALSSNLDGYELTREIIRVYVETVAEEPEPYRFVMANSSPTKSKVIADSERIIARMLAVMLRRRMQEAGMDTGGVEPWAYMIVGGVQLATHSWISDPQMSADELIDYLTMLSWSAVCGIVEAGGSLEKFRAQPHPSPIVPSWTP